A stretch of DNA from Coccidioides posadasii str. Silveira chromosome 4, complete sequence:
TGAACTGCGCGGGACGGCGAATGATGGGTTATCGTCATTGTTCAGTATTGAAACTCTTCTGCATTTGCCGTAGTCCATAGTGTCTCTCCTCGGCGAAAGGTTAATGCATACAAAGTCGTATCCTAGACAATATATATCACTATCACATAACTAGACACCTCGGGCCGTTGAATCCTGGAAGTAACTTGGGGTTAGCATGTAGAAGGAAGGAGGGGCAAGAAAGGAGGGTGTACCCTCAGCTTTGCAGGGTGTCTTGAATCTAAATGGCTTGTTTCAAGACTAAAGGATATAAGAAAAGGGAAGCACAGCATCCACTGTGGAAGTTCCGTCAGTCAAATTGATGGGTGTGACTCTGCCACCAGGAGGTTTATAGCAAAGATATAGAACACAGAGAACGAGCTCGACCTGGACCGCTGGACTACCGCTAGAACAAACAATCGTTGATAGAGACGGAACCAAACTAATGCGCAACCTTTAAATGGATAGAGACGAAGTCGACGTTTGGCATACGTCGATCGAGGGACCATCGGTGCTCAATCAAGCAACTGTCCCTAAACCACACCAATTAGAAAAACAAGGCGCAAGAGGAGGCCCTCCCATCCCAAAGGAACAGGGGAAACTAAAATTAGGGTCTGCCTCTGAGCCAAATACAAGGGTGGCGGGGAAAGGTCGATAGTGAACGGCAACCTTTCCGACAACTACTGACGCCGAAGAAATCTTTTTGTGAAAAGaatagaaaaataaataaagcgAGGCCAGCGATGGCCATCAAGGGACCAACTTTCGGTCAAGTCAAGCTGTTATCCAGAAACTCAAAGTTGCCGCatggaagaaagaaaacgaGCCCAGTCACTAAAAAGAGACCTTGTTGGGAAACTTATGTGACAGGATTATGAAACGAATAcaacaagagaagaagccCCAGAGCAGCCCTTTTTCGGGTGCAGTCAGGGCTGAATTATGAGGGGAGGGGATAGCAGGGCTTGTATCGGGAAGAATGTGAGAAATAAGATCCAAGGGGGGCGTATGCGGAATCCGATTCGTAGCCCAAGggaaatagaaaaaaaaaaaacgcaGAGCCCTCAAAAGCCAACAGACTGGCCCCAAACGGACGGCCATAATTCGATAATTCGAGCTAACATGAGCAGGCTAGCCGAATGACTATTATTGCTGGTCAATTCCCACCCTTGAAATGGTCACATGTAGTCCACTTCCACTTATACATGTCCTGAAAATCATTAACGATTGGGGACAAATTAACAAATGGGCGATAAAAAAACGCCCATAGTAATAGTTATTGTGGCCCTCGGACCGGCGGTCCCCCAGTTGCCCAGGGCAAAATACGGGCGGGGCGCTGTCGCAACACCTTATTCATTGCTATATACAGTGGTAACAGAGCCCGAAGGAATTGAAGATAACTAGATAGCTGTGGCATCAAGTCATCCTTgcgaagaaaaaaaaaatttttttaaaaaaaaataaaaataaaaataaaaaaaagaaaagtcaagaaaagaagagggaTGATGCAGCGATTGTTCCCGGATATGGTTGGCCATGGGAAACAAACAAGCCACCCGGAAAGCAATGCGATTCACCGCACGGGCTCGGGCCTGCTCTGCATTCTATCGGCCTTCTTCGCTGTTCAATATCTTGCGTTGGATTGGCAAGAGCCATAATGATGGAGGATAACTGGAAAGTTTGGACTTTCCAATCCCACCAACTCCATGACTACAGAGTACTGAGTAGTCGTTAAGAACTTCAACTGTGGGGGAGCCCAGCTGGATTGCAAGTCTGATCCTAACTTTGGCCAGGAATTTCGTCCAGAGGTTCGACGTTCAAAAGAAAGGGGGATCCCACCCAACCAAGTTGCCCTGGTAGATGTTGACATAAAGTTGGGATGATCCTGTTGGCTAAGACTTGCCCATGCAAAAAAGCTGGGCCAcgaactacggagtagttaaatCACACTCAGGCGCTTCTGCCAGCGGCCGGCGAGTTCGACTCGAGTTCCAGAAAACTGATCATCACTAACATCTCACCAGGTTCTCTCCTGGTTTTACTTCTGCACACATGTGTAATTCCAAAGGCGTTGTCGCAGTTCGTTGACTTTCAAAATGCCTGCTCGTAACCAAATCGCCCTCGCCGGTGCGCAGGGAGAGTTTGGTCCACAGCCAAGATCTCGTTACATCAGTTAGCTAATGCAATTACGGAGTCCACACTGAAGTCCTGCATGAGGTGGGTTACCGCCCCGTGTTCCACTGTCAGCTCCTCGAAGATCTCCGCAAACGTGGCTGCTTCGTTGCATACGACACAAGAGTCAAGAAGTTCGCAACTGACGCCATCGTACCGAACTTAGTTAACTACCCATCTCACCGGATGGAGCTAACGAGCGACTGCAGATAAGCATGACTCAGGGCTGATGAAAGGCAGACCAAACATTTAAAGCATTCAAACCACCCGCTCGTTATCCGTTGAGTCCCTACTTGCTGGGTGTGAAAATTGTCATTCGTATCCCGGATAAATGCTAGCCATTCTCGGACCCAAATCAATCTCTGCCATCTCTTTCCTCCTGCTCGCGAGATTGTCTCGCATCAAGACCGATGTATGTAGTACTCTGCTAGAACTCAACGAGTCAGGATTAGTACTTCCGGCGCCTGGTTTGGAATGTGGTTCCGAAGCAGTGACCCTGATACCACTCCCAAAGACGACATGCCGTATTGCGAGAATATAGATTCTCGCCATGTCGCACAAACGCGAGGGGTATGAAATAGTTCGGTGATCAATTAACCTTTGTCCAGCTTTGAATGCGGGCAGTCCCCAGCCAATGCCGCACCGTAGGTATGTAAGTAATGCATGCTTCTTGTTCCAGGGTCCCGCCTTGAAAGAACAATAGATATACTCACAAAAAGCTTGATTCCGGGCGGGCCGCTTCCGCAGCCCGAGTTCTTAGGGTTATCTCGTCCATCCAAAGCCTGTCACGGGCATCTAATTTCGTTCCTGCCGCAGCAGTGGCTCGACACTTTAATATTTTGTTTCGCTGCAAGATAGAGGGCCATTAAGCGATGAATATGggacattttcaatagtaTTGACAATCACCATTATCGCGGTGAGGGCCAATTGAGAATATCGAGCGCTGTTTACGCCCTTGCCTTTGCTaaattctcttgcttttCGTGCCGGGTGTCGTGCATAGACGACCTCGAGTGTCATCGTAATAACGCTCCCACACGTGGGAAAAAGCTTCTTACAACGCCTTCCAGGCGAACCCGGCTATCCCAATCCCGTGTGATGATGCTTACCAAAATCCTTTATAACGACCTATATAGAAGCTTTATACCGAGTTGACCGAAAACCCCGGTTTCTCTGGAGAATTTACGTCTTGGGAATACCTGAATTTAGATACAAACGGTAAGATCGAGAGTTGAGGAGCCGGGGTTGATCCCGCTTTCTCTCCGTTAAGATGGCCTCCGTTCTCGTACTACAAGCTCAATGACGGAACTAGTCGCGAGGGATACCTTCAATGCATAACATCCATAGGTAGACAGAAAGAGATGAGGATGTATAAAAATAAACCTCTATATAAAAAGTACGGCACAGTGCGTTAGAACAAAAAATAGAAACTTACACATTCATGCGAGGCGGTAGAGTCCGACTTGATACATATTCGTGACCCACCCAACGATTCGGGGTATATTATTAGTCCATGCCGCTCTGAAAGAAATTACAGTCCaacgtacggagtacatcccAACCGGATTCTCGAAAGACCAAAAATAGAAAGACTCGGAAATCAAAATGAGGGAAACGTAGTTGTCTGAAGCAGCCACTGAGAGTGAAAACCAGGGACACCAGAGAAGACCAGCTCAAAAAAACTATCCAGAGAATAGTTGATTGATGGAAATGCTCAACTAGACAAAATAGCACCAGCCAAGGAGAGTTGAATGAAAACTAGAAAAGACAAGTGTGATAAGTTGGCCATTTAGCAAGAATAGGGAAATATTTGAAGGTAAAGGTTATCGAGGTGAGGCAAGCACCTTGTCCAACCATAAAATTGGAAAATATCAATGAAAAGGTGGAAAATTGATATTGAAAATGTTACAAGTCGTTAGGGTTTTGTCATGGCAATAGATGTGTTTACCATCGCGTATGCTGAATGTCAGTGGTCCCCCTACCTAGGAAAGGAGTCAGACACTGTGCATCAAGTCTGGCCCTGATCAAAGAAACCAAAAGTGAACTCCACGTTTCATCTGTTCTTGCCGAGATTGAGCCAACTTATATCAGAACTAAGCTGAGCACGCGGAGTACGCTGCTCCGAAAACTTAGAGCCCTGGGACTCATGCGGCCACCGCGTTAGTGGACGCTCTTGTTCCCCGGATGATGCCACAAACGAATTCGAGTCATTTGGTTGGTAGAGACTCGCGGAGTAAGTACTGCTTGCCACTCGTTCTTCTTTGAAAGCACCAAACGGCATATTCGGGTCGCCATGTGGTAGGTAGGAACCGGACATGTTGATCCTATCATCTTGATCGTCATCTGAAGCGACGCTAATTGAATCGCCGCTAGATATTTTTGCGGTTAAACCATGCTGCGCGACGTGGGTTCCAAAATCCGGAGCATGTTCAGTACTAGGACTACCGGACGCTACTTTTCCTAATGGCTGTGGGTGTCCCACAGTTCCAATGCTTAAAGCTGGAACCTCGGCGGAAGCATGCGGCCATGAACTATCTCTGTAATCTGACTTGGATTCTTGGGATGAAACCGTCGACCGCACAGAATGATCGCTAGGCCTATTGGTGTGTTGGTTGGCTTGGAAATATTTGCTCCATCCTTCATCTGTGTGTCGATCCTGCCGCTGATCATCATCGAAAGGTCCCGTCATAGCCGGTTGGGACACGGCAGATAATCTTTCAGGTGAATTCGTTTCGACATTTCGTAATGGACTCCGGCCTTTCTCAGAAACCAGCTCATTGAACGCAGTAGGTGACTGTTTGGCAATGCTCCCATACACCTGACCGGTCACTATGGCCCATGAGTCTGTCGATGGAACGGGGCCTCGTCCCATTGGTTGAACGTTGCGAGTCAAAGGTTCCATGCCTTGGTCCTGGAAATCAAAATTATCACCGTCGTTTGAACGATTTGTAGCATTTCCATTGTGTGAACACTTATTTCTACGCTTTCTCCATCCAAGAAGTAGCAGGAGAATAATAAGAAGCGCCGCCACACCCAAAAGGGCTCCGAGTGTCGCGCCAATTATGGTTAGAGTTCGTCTGCCGGAGTCATGGTTATTGTTCGACAGCACATCCGAAGACGTTTCCGAAGATGTTGGAGAAGATGATGCAGTCAACACTATCTGGGTCGACAGATCAAGAGTGCTGGATGGTGTGGGCGTGCTTGTTGACTTGACACTCGTGGTCGTACCGACAAAAAATTTGCTTGTGTCAACCCAGCGATTTCTTGATTGATCGAAAATTACCAGTGAATCTTGTTCGCTTCCCCCGGATATGACAACCAACCCATTTGCATCCTGAGCAAGCGAAAACCCACTACGAGTTGTCGTGGGAGCGAAAGTGTTATCATACGGAGGATACCTGTCAAGAGTAACGTCCCGTTTTTGGTTTTTGATAGCAGATTTGCTTCTGGCGTTTGAGTTGTCCGCCCCAACTTGTTGACCAGGTGGAGCCGGGGTACCTCCTGGCATTAACATCGCATATTTAGTAACCAAGTTTGGGGAGATACCCATATCAAAGATTTCCAGGATTCTGCTCCCGTCGGCACCAAAAACCATCGCACACTGCACACTGGGATTATCAGGCAGTGGATTTGGTAGGGCAGCGCCTGTGTCATGCCACCCTTCTGTAACGCTGAACGCAAATACTTTTGTATTCTGTGGGGAGCCACCGATCATAACTGCCTTATCCTCGCTCCAAGATAATAACATCGGACGAAAGGCAGGGGGAACGTAAGAATTATAGGACTGCACATTATATGGAGGTGTGACAGAAATCACGAAAGACTGAGTTGAGGGGTTATTGTCTCCGACTTGCGAGCCTGCATATACGAGAAGAGAGGCAGAGGCATTGAGATAAATCGCGGCATGGTCTATACGATTCTGAACATCGTTTGTAACTGGAAAGATGGTTTCCCACTTTCGAGCCGCAAAGGAATACCGCTGCAGTCCAAAGTAGTCTGGAGAACTACTCTTCCCGCCAACAACGTAGAAACCGAGGTTGTTTGGGTTGCCATCAACACTTCCCTTTACGCAGGTCGCGCCCTTCACGGGCTCGCCCATTGGAAGCTTCTTCCAACTAGAATTTCGCTTTAGCGGTAGAGACAGAAATGTCGTAGGAGTATAGACATAGAGCGTATTATCGAAAACGATGGAGCAATGCCCTTCCAGGCGAACAGGGGGCTTTGGGAGCGACATCGCATTCGATGGTCCGTTGAACGACAATTGTAAGGGAAGTAATCCATGTAATCGCAGTGTACACACTGCAAGGAATAGGTATGCAGAGCCAAAGAGGACAGCAAAGCTACCAGAGCTATCGAGAAAAGGGATTGACGATGTTTGGGGTTCGAAACGCGTGG
This window harbors:
- a CDS encoding uncharacterized protein (EggNog:ENOG410PHZ9~COG:S~TransMembrane:1 (o389-413i)~BUSCO:3083at33183) is translated as MSLPKPPVRLEGHCSIVFDNTLYVYTPTTFLSLPLKRNSSWKKLPMGEPVKGATCVKGSVDGNPNNLGFYVVGGKSSSPDYFGLQRYSFAARKWETIFPVTNDVQNRIDHAAIYLNASASLLVYAGSQVGDNNPSTQSFVISVTPPYNVQSYNSYVPPAFRPMLLSWSEDKAVMIGGSPQNTKVFAFSVTEGWHDTGAALPNPLPDNPSVQCAMVFGADGSRILEIFDMGISPNLVTKYAMLMPGGTPAPPGQQVGADNSNARSKSAIKNQKRDVTLDRYPPYDNTFAPTTTRSGFSLAQDANGLVVISGGSEQDSLVIFDQSRNRWVDTSKFFVGTTTSVKSTSTPTPSSTLDLSTQIVLTASSSPTSSETSSDVLSNNNHDSGRRTLTIIGATLGALLGVAALLIILLLLLGWRKRRNKCSHNGNATNRSNDGDNFDFQDQGMEPLTRNVQPMGRGPVPSTDSWAIVTGQVYGSIAKQSPTAFNELVSEKGRSPLRNVETNSPERLSAVSQPAMTGPFDDDQRQDRHTDEGWSKYFQANQHTNRPSDHSVRSTVSSQESKSDYRDSSWPHASAEVPALSIGTVGHPQPLGKVASGSPSTEHAPDFGTHVAQHGLTAKISSGDSISVASDDDQDDRINMSGSYLPHGDPNMPFGAFKEERVASSTYSASLYQPNDSNSFVASSGEQERPLTRWPHESQGSKFSEQRTPRAQLSSDISWLNLGKNR